The genomic DNA CAAGCCGGTCAAGGCGAAAACTCTTGGACAGAAGAAATATATCCAGGCCATCCGTGAAAATACCATCACGCTGGGCGTCGGCCCGGCCGGCACCGGAAAGACCTATCTTGCGGTGGCGATGGCGGTGCGGGCTTTCCGCGCGCATGAGATTAACCGGATTATCCTGACCCGCCCGGCGGTCGAAGCGGGCGAAAAGCTCGGCTTTCTGCCGGGCGATCTGCAGAACAAGGTCGACCCGTATCTGCGGCCGCTTTATGACGCGCTGTTCGATATGCTCGGCGCGGAGAATTTCCAGAAATATGTCGAGCGCCAGCAGATCGAGGTTGCGCCGCTCGCCTACATGCGCGGGCGCACGCTCGACGACAGCTTCATCATCCTCGATGAGGCGCAGAACACCACGCCCGAACAGATGAAGATGTTTCTGACCCGCCTGGGCTTTAATTCCAAGGCGATCATCACCGGCGACGTGACCCAGATCGACCTGCCTGACCCGCGCCGTTCCGGGCTTGTGGAAGCGGTGAAAGTCCTGAAAGGCGTAGACGGCATTGCGGTTATCCACTTTACCGAAAAGGATGTCGTGCGCCATCACCTGGTGCAGGAGATCATCAAAGCATATGAAAAATATTATCACGCGAACGCCCACCAGAGGCGGCCCGGATGATGCGTATATCAATCAGCAGGCATGACGTGCGCCGATGCAAAAAACACTGCGCGGCGGGAAAAATACAAGGAGGGCAATCAAACAAAATGGCAGAGAGTATCAAGGTCCTGATTTCAAACAGACAGAAAGAAGTGAAAATCCCCAGCGGTATCCGTTTGCTGATCAGGCGTTGCTGCCATGCGGTTTTGCTTTCGGAGGATTTTCACGAGAACGCGGAGGTGAGCGTCAGCTTTGTGACCGACGAACAGATCCGTCAGCTCAACAAGGAATTCCGCGATAAGGATATGCCGACCGACGTGCTTTCCTTCCCGCTCGGGGAGAACGGCGTCTACGACCGCAATATGGAAACCGGCGCGCTGCAGTTGGGGGATATCGTCATCTCGATCGAACGCGCGTTTGCACAGGCGCGGATGTATGGGCACACCCTGCAGCGGGAGATCGGTTTCCTGACTGTGCATTCGATGCTGCACCTGCTCGGTTATGATCACGAGGCGGGCGGGCTCGAACAGGTGCGCATGCGCGAGAAGGAGGAGAGCATCCTTGCAAGCCTCGGGCTGCGCCGGGATGCAAGCTACGTGCTCGACGAGGATGAATAACAGGATTCGCAGCCTGGCCAAAAGCTTTGCCTGCGCCGCGTCAGGGATGAAATATTGTGTGCTCTGCGAGCGAAACTTCCGCATCCACCTGGTCGCGACGGCCTACGTGCTGGCGCTGGCGCTGCTGATCGATGTGGACGGGACGGATTTTGCAATTTTGCTTTTGACTGCTGGGGCCGTGATCGTCATGGAGATGGTCAACACGGCGGTGGAGGCGGTGGTGGACCTTGCGTCGCCGCAGGTGCATCCGCTCGCGCGGGTAGCCAAAGATGTGGCGGCGGGTGCGGTGCTTGTCGCGGCGTCGGTCAGCGTCGGGATCGGCTGTTCGCTGCTCTGGCGTCCCGCGAAGCTGCTGCTGCTCGCAAAAGCGGCGCTGGCGGCTCCGCCCGCCCTCGCCGCGTTCGTTTTGTCCGCCGCGTTTTCGGTCTGGTTTATCTTCTACAGCGGACAGCGCAAGGACGCCGGTACAAAAGAATCCGGCAGCTCCAAATGAAAGGAAAATTTATGAATTATACGGAACCTCAGTATGAGACAAAATCGGCGTTCGTTGCCATTGTCGGCAAGCCGAACGTGGGAAAATCGAGCCTTCTCAACGCGTTGGTCGGGGAAAAGGTGGCGATCGTCTCGAATAAGCCGCAGACCACCCGCACCCGGATCACCGGCGTGCTGACAAAGGACGACACCCAGTTCGTGTTCATCGATACGCCGGGCCTGCACAAGCCTCGCACCAAGCTTTCCGAATATATGAACCAGCAGGTGACCGACAGCGTCGCGGACGTGGATGTCGCCGTTCTGGTGGTCGAACCCATGGGGGAAATCCACAAGGCCGAACAGGATCTGATCGCATCCTTTAAAACGCAGCGCATCCCGGCGATCCTCGCGATCAACAAGATCGACACCGTCAGCGCAAAAGAAAAGCTGATGAGCCGGATTCTGGCCTTTTCACAGGCATATGATTTTGAGGCGATCGTGCCGATTTCGGCGCTTCGCGGGGACGCGGTGGACGAGCTGCTCGGAGAGCTTGCGAAATTCGCGGCCCCGTCGCCGTTTTTCTTTGACGCGGACACGCTGACCGATCAGCCCGAACGGGTGATCGTGGCGGAAATCGTGCGGGAGAAGCTGCTGCGGAGCCTGCGCGAGGAAATCCCGCATGGCACGGCGGTCGCGGTGGAACGAATGAAGGAACGCGAAGGCGGCGGTAT from Anaerotruncus rubiinfantis includes the following:
- a CDS encoding PhoH family protein, which codes for MIEQLVDIDRMEHALALFGSFDENVRLIEQEYSVTVTCRGTEIKVFGDEEKVSLAVRAITGLLSLINKGEAITEQNVRYVMAMVSEGTEEKVAALSDDVVCITTAGKPVKAKTLGQKKYIQAIRENTITLGVGPAGTGKTYLAVAMAVRAFRAHEINRIILTRPAVEAGEKLGFLPGDLQNKVDPYLRPLYDALFDMLGAENFQKYVERQQIEVAPLAYMRGRTLDDSFIILDEAQNTTPEQMKMFLTRLGFNSKAIITGDVTQIDLPDPRRSGLVEAVKVLKGVDGIAVIHFTEKDVVRHHLVQEIIKAYEKYYHANAHQRRPG
- the ybeY gene encoding rRNA maturation RNase YbeY gives rise to the protein MAESIKVLISNRQKEVKIPSGIRLLIRRCCHAVLLSEDFHENAEVSVSFVTDEQIRQLNKEFRDKDMPTDVLSFPLGENGVYDRNMETGALQLGDIVISIERAFAQARMYGHTLQREIGFLTVHSMLHLLGYDHEAGGLEQVRMREKEESILASLGLRRDASYVLDEDE
- a CDS encoding diacylglycerol kinase family protein; amino-acid sequence: MNNRIRSLAKSFACAASGMKYCVLCERNFRIHLVATAYVLALALLIDVDGTDFAILLLTAGAVIVMEMVNTAVEAVVDLASPQVHPLARVAKDVAAGAVLVAASVSVGIGCSLLWRPAKLLLLAKAALAAPPALAAFVLSAAFSVWFIFYSGQRKDAGTKESGSSK
- the era gene encoding GTPase Era → MNYTEPQYETKSAFVAIVGKPNVGKSSLLNALVGEKVAIVSNKPQTTRTRITGVLTKDDTQFVFIDTPGLHKPRTKLSEYMNQQVTDSVADVDVAVLVVEPMGEIHKAEQDLIASFKTQRIPAILAINKIDTVSAKEKLMSRILAFSQAYDFEAIVPISALRGDAVDELLGELAKFAAPSPFFFDADTLTDQPERVIVAEIVREKLLRSLREEIPHGTAVAVERMKEREGGGILDIEVQIYCEKDSHKGMIIGKGGEMLKKVGSQAREDIERFLGCKVNLKCWVKVREDWRNRENIIRSFGYN